One region of Chanodichthys erythropterus isolate Z2021 chromosome 19, ASM2448905v1, whole genome shotgun sequence genomic DNA includes:
- the gpx9 gene encoding glutathione peroxidase 9 → MNALMNMYGGLNFTVLGFPCNQFGLQTPEENHETLNVLQYVRPGGGFLPKFPIFSRIEVNGADENPLYAFLKETLPFVNPVIGDIRKLYWSPIKANDIRWNFEKFLITADGLPYKRYDLHCPFEDVERDIAALLQGRHSS, encoded by the exons ATGAATGCACTCATGAACATGTATGGAGGACTGAACTTCACTGTGCTTGGATTCCCCTGCAATCAGTTCGGCCTACAGACACCTG AAGAGAACCATGAAACCCTGAATGTTCTGCAGTATGTGAGACCTGGAGGAGGATTTCTCCCAAAGTTCCCCATCTTCAGCAGGATTGAGGTGAACGGCGCTGATGAGAACCCTCTATACGCCTTCCTGAAG GAAACTCTGCCGTTTGTCAACCCTGTCATTGGAGACATCAGGAAGCTCTATTGGTCTCCCATTAAGGCGAACGACATCCGATGGAACTTCGAAAAGTTTCTCATCACTGCAGATGGACTTCCTTACAAACG GTATGATCTTCACTGTCCATTTGAAGATGTGGAGCGGGACATTGCTGCGCTTCTGCAGGGAAGACATTCATCATAA